DNA from Pseudomonas putida:
TATCCGGCTACGCCACTGGCCGCTGTGGAGCCTGTGGTGGCGCCGCTGGGCGGGCTGCTGGTGTTCCACGCGGCACCCGGCCAATACCTGGCGGCAGGCGAGCTGATCGCTGAAGTCATCGACCCGCTGAGCGACCGGGTGACCGCCGTGCGCAACACACAGCCCGGCCTTCTCTACGCGCGCAGCGTAAGGCGCATGGCCACTACTGGCATGGTCATCGCCCACGTTGCGGGCGAGCAGGTCTGCCGCAGCGGTTATCTGCTGGCCAACTAAGCCCTTCGTGCTGCCTGGCGTTCAGGCCACCGGCGAAGGTGGTGGCTCGTCAGGCAGGGTCGGCTCTCCCGGTTCCATGGGCGGCGACTCGCCAGGTTCGGGGGGTTGCGGGGTATCGGGGTCGGGCTGATGGGGCACGCCACCGGCCTGTACGGGCGTTGAAGGATGCGCCAGCAGTGACCATGCCAGCAGCCCGATCTGGTTGGGCTGGAGGACGGCCAGCTTCGCGCTGATTGCGGGGTGAAGTTTCATTGGCGGCTCCCGGCGATGCCCGATGCGCGTCATGCGCACCGGATCGTTCTAGCCATTGGAGTGCCTGGCGGGCGAGGAATTCCTCGCGCTCGTCGCCTCAGGTGCGTGGCAGGGTAACGCCGCGCTGCCCTTGGTATTTGCCACCGCGATCCTTGTAGGAGACTTCGCACTCTTCATCTGATTCGAGGAAGAGCATCTGCGCCACGCCTTCATTGGCATAGATTTTCGCAGGCAGGGTGGTGGTGTTGGAGAATTCGAGGGTCACATGCCCCTCCCACTCCGGCTCCAGCGGGGTGACGTTGACGATGATGCCGCAACGCGCATACGTGCTCTTGCCCAGGCAGATGGTCAGGACATTGCGTGGGATGCGGAAGTACTCGACGGTGCGGGCCAGGGCGAAGGAGTTCGGCGGGATGATGCACACGTCACTCTTGACGTCGACGAAGCTGCCGGCGTCGAAGTTCTTCGGGTCGACGGTGGCCGAGTTGATGTTGGTGAAAACCTTGAATTCATCGGCGCAGCGCACGTCGTAGCCGTAGCTGGACACGCCGAAGGAAATGACCCGGCTGTCCTCGCCGCCGCGCACCTGGCGCTCGACGAACGGTTCGATCATGCCGTGTTCCTGCGCCATGCGGCGAATCCACTTGTCCGATTTGATGCTCATGGCGGGAGTGTCCTGAAAGTGCAAGGTGAAAAACGAGACGCGCATCTTACCGGTCCCGGCGCCTGCGGCAAAGTTCCATACCGCAATCCCGCGCCGGACGGGAGCTACAGCCGCCGCCGATCCGATTTTCGACAAAGCCGTCATTGACCATTGGCAGGTCGGGGAAAGTGGGTTAAGGTGGCGCCACTGTGCTGCACGTGACACCGAGAATCTCTGTTTGATGCACGATTCCTATCGGCCCATCGCTGAATTTTCCGCTCTCTTTGCACTCAGTCCCGGCCAGGGTGTTCCTGTGCCGAAATCTACTTTGTCCAAGGAGACATACCATGTCCAACCGCCAATCCGGTACCGTCAAGTGGTTCAACGATGAGAAGGGCTACGGCTTCATCACCCCTCAGTCGGGTGACGACCTGTTCGTACACTTCAAGGCCATCCAGGCTGACGGCTTCAAAACCCTGAAAGAAGGCCAGGCTGTTACTTTCGTCGCTACCCGCGGCCAGAAAGGCATGCAGGCTGAAGAAGTTCGCATCGAAGGCTAATCCTTCTTTCGCGCTTCAAAAAAACCCGCCAATTGGCGGGTTTTTTATGCCTGATCGATAGGTCCGTGCTGGGTTATCCGTGAAACAGACGACCCAGCCCTACGAATCAGTCCTCGCTGACAGTGATGTTCGGCATCGCCGGCGCCGCAGCTGCCTGCAGCACGATCCGCGCGCCCACCTGGCGGGCCAGCTCTTGGTACACCATGGCGATCTGACTTTCCGGCTCGGCAATGGCGGTCGGCTTGCCGTTGTCGGCCTGTTCGCGGATCAGCATTGAAAGCGGCAGCGAGGCGAGCAGGTCGACGCCGTACTGGGCCGCCAGCTTCTCACCACCGCCCTCGCCGAACAGATGCTCGGCATGACCGCAGTTCGAGCAGATGTGTACGGCCATGTTCTCCACCACGCCCAGCACCGGAATGTTGACCTTGCGGAACATCTCCACGCCCTTCTTCGCATCCAGCAGGGCCAGATCCTGCGGGGTGGTCACGATCACCGAACCTGCCACCGGCACTTTCTGCGCCAGGGTCAACTGGATGTCGCCGGTGCCAGGCGGCATGTCGATCACCAGATAGTCCAGGTTGTCCCACGCCGTCTGGGTCACCAGTTGCAGCAGGGCTCCGGAGACCATCGGGCCGCGCCAGACCATCGGTGTGTTGTCATCGGTGAGGAACGCCATCGACATGACTTCCACGCCATGAGCCTTGATTGGCACGAACCACTTCTGCTCGCGGATCTGCGGGCGGGTGCCCTCGGCAATACCGAACATGACGCCTTGGCTCGGACCATAGATATCGGCGTCCAGGATACCGACCCGGGCGCCTTCACGGGCCAGGGCCAAGGCCAGGTTGGCCGCAGTGGTGGACTTGCCCACCCCGCCCTTGCCCGAGGCCACAGCGATGATGTTCTTGACGTTGGCCATGGCCGGCACCTGGGCCTGCGCTTTGTGCGTCGCGACCACGCACTCGATCGACACCTGCGCGGCAGTGACGCCGTCGAGGTTCTCGATGGCGGTGCCCAGCACCTGCGCCCAGCCATTCTTGAACAGCCCGGCCGCATAACCCAGCTGCAATTGCACACTGACCTGGCCACCCTGGATGTCGATGGCGCGCACGCAACCGGCGCTGACCGGATCCTGGTTCAAATAGGGGTCGGTGTACTGGCGAAGCACGCCTTCGACGGCGGCACGTGTGACGGCACTCATGGAGGCTCCCATTGGCAGGCTGTAGATCGAACAGGTGCCTATGCTAACCCGTCAATCGTCAGCAGATGCGTCCTTGGGGTGAAATATATTCGTGAGCCCTTTATAGTTGCCGATCATCTTTATTTTCCATCCTGTCGCCAGATTAAGTAGCCGAGCCACCATGTCCGAGCCACGCCAGATTCTCGTCACCAGCGCCCTGCCCTATGCCAACGGTTCAATCCACCTTGGCCATATGCTCGAGTACATCCAGACGGACATGTGGGTTCGCTTCCAGAAACTGCGCGGCAACCAGTGCATCTATGTCTGCGCCGACGACGCCCACGGCTCGGCCATCATGCTGCGCGCCGAAAAGGAAGGCATCACGCCCGAACAGCTGATCGCCAATGTCCAGGCCGAGCACAGCAGCGACTTCGCCGACTTTCTGGTCGACTTCGACAATTTCCACTCGACCCACTGCGAAGAAAACCGCGAGCTGTCGAGCCTGATCTACACCCGCCTGCGCGACGCCGGCCACATCGCCACCCGTTCGGTCACCCAGTATTACGACCCCGAAAAGGGCATGTTCCTGGCCGACCGCTTCATCAAGGGCACCTGCCCCAAGTGCGCGGCTGAAGACCAGTACGGCGACAACTGCGAAAAATGCGGTGCCACCTACGCGCCCACCGAGCTGAAGAATCCGAAATCAGCCATCTCCGGCGCCACCCCGGAGCTGCGCGACTCCCAGCACTTCTTCTTCAAGCTCCCGGATTTCCAGGCCATGCTGCAGCAGTGGACCCGCAGCGGCACCCTGCAGGAAGCCGTCTCGAACAAACTCGCCGAGTGGCTGGATTCGGGCCTCCAGGAATGGGACATCTCCCGTGATGCGCCGTACTTCGGTTTCGAGATTCCAGGCGAGCCAGGCAAGTACTTCTACGTCTGGCTGGACGCCCCGATCGGCTACATGGCCAGCTTCAAGAACCTCTGCGCGCGTCGTCCAGAGCTGGACTTCGATGCATTCTGGAAAGAAGACTCCAAAGCCGAGCTGTACCACTTCATCGGCAAGGACATCGTCAACTTCCACGCCCTGTTCTGGCCGGCCATGCTCGAAGGTTCGGGCTTCCGTAAGCCGACCGGCATCAACGTGCACGGCTACCTGACCGTCAACGGTGCCAAGATGTCCAAGTCGCGCGGCACCTTCATCAAGGCGCGCACCTACCTGGACCACCTGGGCCCCGAGTACCTGCGCTACTACTACGCCTCCAAACTGGGCCGTGGCGTCGACGACCTGGACCTGAACCTCGATGACTTCGTGCAAAAGGTCAACTCCGACCTGGTCGGCAAGGTAGTCAACATCGCCAGCCGCTGCGCAGGCTTCGTGCACAAGGGCAACGAGGGCGTCCTGGTCGCCGGCGACGCCGCCCCCGAGCTGAGCGAGGCCTTCCTCGCCGCCGCGCCGTCGATTGCCGAAGCCTACGAGAACCGTGACTTCTCCCGCGCCATGCGTGAAATCATGGCCCTGGCCGACCGCGCCAACGCCTGGATCGCCGACAAGGCCCCGTGGTCCCTGGCCAAGCAGGAAGGCAAGCAGGACGAAGTCCAGGCGATCTGCGCCCAGGGTATCAACCTGTTCCGCCAGCTGGTGATCTTCCTCAAGCCGGTACTGCCGCTGCTGGCCGCCGACGCCGAGGCCTTCCTCAACGTCGCGCCACTGACCTGGAACGATCACCTGTCACGCCTGGAAAACCACACGCTCAACCCATTCAAGGCGCTGATGAGCCGTATCGAGCCTGCCAAGGTCGAGGCCATGGTCGCCGCCAGCAAGGAAGACCTGGCCGCCGCCCAATCCACCGTCCCGGCAGGCAACGGCGAGCTGACCAAGGACCCGCTGTCGCCAGAGGTCGAGTTCGACACTTTTGCCGCGGTCGACCTGCGCGTAGCGCTGATCGTCAAGGCCGAAGCCGTGGAAGGGGCCGATAAGCTCCTGCGCCTGACCCTGGATATCGGCGACGAGCGTCGCAACGTATTCTCCGGCATCAAATCGGCCTACCCTGACCCGGCCAAGCTCGAAGGCCGTCTGACCATGATGGTCGCCAACCTCAAGCCACGCAAAATGCGCTTCGGCGTGTCCGAGGGCATGGTCATGGCAGCCGGCCCCGGCGGCGATGAGATCTACCTGCTCAGCCCCGACAGCGGCGCCAAACCAGGCCAGCGCATCAAGTAAGCGTCCTTCTGCCCCGGCCTAGCGCCGGGGCATTTCCATCCCCTGCCGCCTACCGGATAATGACGGCAGCCCCGGCCATCGGCATCCCCATGAACGACTACGTCCTGGTTCTGGTCAGCGCTGCGCTGGTCAATCACCTGATCCTGCACCGGGCGCCGGTTTCCCGCCTGCGGATCCACGTGCTCGGCGCATCCACAGCCTTGCTCACGCTGCTGGGCCTGCCGCTTGGAAAGCTGTTGTACGATCAGGTGTGGATGACGTTGGGCCTGCAGGACATGCAATTGTTCCTGTTCCTGCCGCTGTTGGCGTTACTGGCCTGGACTCTGGCGTATGCACTCAAGCGGGTGCAGCCCACCTGGCCATTGGAGGGCTTGCCACTATGGCTGCTCTGCAACAGCCTGGTGCTAGGCTTCCTGCTACAGGTCACCCAGACGAATGATCGATGGCTGGCCGTGTGGGGCTGGAGCCTGATCGGCGGATTGGGCTTCTGGCTGGCCCTGGCATTGTTCGATGACCTGCGCCAGCGCAGCGATCATCCAGACATCCCCAGCGCCTTGCGTGGCCTTCCAATCGAACTGGTCGGCGCCGGCGTGATGGCCATGGCGTTTTCCGGCTTCAACGGATTATTTACACAATGAGTCTGATTCAACGCATCGACGCCCTGCTGCCGCAAACCCAATGTGGCAAATGCGGCCACAATGGCTGTCGACCCTATGCCCAAGGGCTGGCTGCGGGCGAAGCGATCAACAAATGCCCACCGGGTGGCGAAGAAACCATCGCCGCCCTCGCCGACTTGCTCAAAGTACCCGTCATCGCCCTGGACACCGAGCGCGGCAGTGCACCACCCCAGGTCGCGTTCATTCGCGAGGCCGAGTGCATCGGATGTACCAAATGCATCCAAGCGTGCCCGGTGGATGCCATTGTCGGCGCCGCCAAACTGATGCACACGGTCATCGCCAGCGAATGCACCGGCTGCGACCTGTGTCTGGCGCCCTGCCCGGTCGATTGCATCGACCTGCTACCCCTGCCGAACAAGATCGTACCGATCGTCGGCGGCTTGGCCCACACTGCTGAAGAGCTCGATGCCCGCGCCAAACGTCGCGACCACGCCCGTCATCGCCACGAACAACGCAATACCCGACTGCAGCGCGATGAAGCGCGCCGCCAGGCTGAGCGTCTCGCGCGCAGTCCACGGACCGCAAGCACTCAGACAGCCAGCACCGAGGCAGCGCCCG
Protein-coding regions in this window:
- a CDS encoding cold-shock protein codes for the protein MSNRQSGTVKWFNDEKGYGFITPQSGDDLFVHFKAIQADGFKTLKEGQAVTFVATRGQKGMQAEEVRIEG
- the metG gene encoding methionine--tRNA ligase, with amino-acid sequence MSEPRQILVTSALPYANGSIHLGHMLEYIQTDMWVRFQKLRGNQCIYVCADDAHGSAIMLRAEKEGITPEQLIANVQAEHSSDFADFLVDFDNFHSTHCEENRELSSLIYTRLRDAGHIATRSVTQYYDPEKGMFLADRFIKGTCPKCAAEDQYGDNCEKCGATYAPTELKNPKSAISGATPELRDSQHFFFKLPDFQAMLQQWTRSGTLQEAVSNKLAEWLDSGLQEWDISRDAPYFGFEIPGEPGKYFYVWLDAPIGYMASFKNLCARRPELDFDAFWKEDSKAELYHFIGKDIVNFHALFWPAMLEGSGFRKPTGINVHGYLTVNGAKMSKSRGTFIKARTYLDHLGPEYLRYYYASKLGRGVDDLDLNLDDFVQKVNSDLVGKVVNIASRCAGFVHKGNEGVLVAGDAAPELSEAFLAAAPSIAEAYENRDFSRAMREIMALADRANAWIADKAPWSLAKQEGKQDEVQAICAQGINLFRQLVIFLKPVLPLLAADAEAFLNVAPLTWNDHLSRLENHTLNPFKALMSRIEPAKVEAMVAASKEDLAAAQSTVPAGNGELTKDPLSPEVEFDTFAAVDLRVALIVKAEAVEGADKLLRLTLDIGDERRNVFSGIKSAYPDPAKLEGRLTMMVANLKPRKMRFGVSEGMVMAAGPGGDEIYLLSPDSGAKPGQRIK
- a CDS encoding Rnf-Nqr domain containing protein — encoded protein: MNDYVLVLVSAALVNHLILHRAPVSRLRIHVLGASTALLTLLGLPLGKLLYDQVWMTLGLQDMQLFLFLPLLALLAWTLAYALKRVQPTWPLEGLPLWLLCNSLVLGFLLQVTQTNDRWLAVWGWSLIGGLGFWLALALFDDLRQRSDHPDIPSALRGLPIELVGAGVMAMAFSGFNGLFTQ
- the dcd gene encoding dCTP deaminase, with protein sequence MSIKSDKWIRRMAQEHGMIEPFVERQVRGGEDSRVISFGVSSYGYDVRCADEFKVFTNINSATVDPKNFDAGSFVDVKSDVCIIPPNSFALARTVEYFRIPRNVLTICLGKSTYARCGIIVNVTPLEPEWEGHVTLEFSNTTTLPAKIYANEGVAQMLFLESDEECEVSYKDRGGKYQGQRGVTLPRT
- the apbC gene encoding iron-sulfur cluster carrier protein ApbC; its protein translation is MSAVTRAAVEGVLRQYTDPYLNQDPVSAGCVRAIDIQGGQVSVQLQLGYAAGLFKNGWAQVLGTAIENLDGVTAAQVSIECVVATHKAQAQVPAMANVKNIIAVASGKGGVGKSTTAANLALALAREGARVGILDADIYGPSQGVMFGIAEGTRPQIREQKWFVPIKAHGVEVMSMAFLTDDNTPMVWRGPMVSGALLQLVTQTAWDNLDYLVIDMPPGTGDIQLTLAQKVPVAGSVIVTTPQDLALLDAKKGVEMFRKVNIPVLGVVENMAVHICSNCGHAEHLFGEGGGEKLAAQYGVDLLASLPLSMLIREQADNGKPTAIAEPESQIAMVYQELARQVGARIVLQAAAAPAMPNITVSED